A region of the Myxococcus stipitatus DSM 14675 genome:
GGGCCGCGGCCTCACGCAGCTCGCCGCGTCCCGCCACCAGCGACACCAACTGGCGCCGCGCCTGCGCATCGCCCGGGGCGAAGCGCAGGGCCTGCCGCAGCGCGGCCTCGGCGGGAGCGGGCTGGCCCAGCCGCTCCAGATAGAGCGACGCCAGCTCCGAGTACATCCGCGCGGACTCCGCGGCGCCCGCGTGAGGGGCCTCCGCGGAGAGCAGCTCCGCCAACGCGGCCCAGTCCTCCAGCGAGCGCAGGGCGCGCTGCAAGGACGCGGTGGCCTTCGCATGACGAGGCGCCAGCGCCAGCGCGGCCTCCAGGCTCTCGCGCACCTCCGCGAGCTTCCCGGCCGCCTCCAGCAACGAAGCCCGAGCGAGCAGCGCCTCCACGCGGCGGGGCGTGGGGCCCTGGCGCGCGGCCTCGGCGAGCGCGGCGGCCTCCTCGTCCGGACGCTCATCGCGACGCGCGAGGTCCGCCAGGGCGAAGAACGCATCGCAGCGCTCCGTCTCCGACGGCTCCAAGCCCACGGCCACGGTCAGCGCCTCGCGCGCCAGCTCTCGCGAGTCCTTCTCCGTCAGCACGCCGGCCAGCGCGAGCAGCCGCTCCCGGGCCCGCGTCGATAGCCGGGCATCCGCGCCCACCGCGCGACGCCACACCTCCAGCTCACCCGCGTCGTCCTGCGACTCGCGCGCCAGCTCCGCCAGCGCGAGCAGCAGCGGCGCGGGACGACGCGCCAGGCTCGCGGCCTCGGAGAAGTCATCGCGCGCGGCCGGAGTCCGACCGGAGGCGCGGTGCAGCACGGCGCGACGCGCGAGCAACTCCGCGCGGTCCTCCCCCGTCGAGGACGCCACGAGCGCGCCCAGCAGCTCCAGACGCTCGGCCTCCTCGTCGGCGGAGCCCGTGCCCGGAGGCGGCAGCAGGTCGAGCAGCGCTTGCGCCGCCCAGGTGTCGTGCGGCTCCTCCAGCCTCAAGCTGCGCAGCGAGTCCACCGCCGCGCCCGCGCGTCCCAGGCCCAGCGACAGCTCCGCCAGCTCGCGCCGCGCCGCGCGCCGAGGCTCCCCCGACAGCCGGGGCCACAGCTCCACCAGCAGGTCCGCCAGGGCCTCGCGTGCGCCCGCCTTGCGGTGCAGGTTGGCCAGCTCCACGCGGGCGTCCAGGTCCTCCGGGACGCGGATGCAGTACTCGGCCAGCAGTCGGCGCGCGGAGTCCGTCCGGCCCGCGCGCACGGCGGCGCTCGCGGCCTTGCGCGTGAGCGCCACCCGCTCCGCTTCCCGAGGCGCGTCCGCGTCCACGGGAGGAAGCGCCAGCACCGCCTCGAAGTCCTCCAGCGCCGCGCGGGCATCCGTCGGCAGGCGCAGCTCACCGCGCCGCTGCCGCGCGGGCGCGAAGGTCGCATCGCGCTCCAGCGACTCGGCGAGGAACACCTCCTCGCGGCTGGTGCCCGCCGCCAACAACGACGCGCGGAAGAGCAGCTTCGCGCCAGCGCGGGCCTCGGGCACGAGCGCGGCCCGGCGCGCGTACAGCCTCGCGGCCTCCAGCTTCTCGCCCCGCTCCAGCTCCAGCTCGGCCAGCGACTCCAACACCTCGGCGGCCAGCGGCCCCTGGGGACTCGCCTCCAGCGCGGCCGACAATCGCAGCAGCGCCGCGGACTTCTCGCCCCGCTCCAGGAGCGCACGGGCGCTCTGGAGGAACAGGGGCGCGGCCTCCTCGGCGCGCTCCGCGCCCATCAGCGCCTGCGCGCGGCCCGCCCACAGCTCGGCCAGGGCCTGCGTCTCGCCCGCCTCGGTGTAGAGCGACTCCAGCCGCGAGGCCAGCGCATCGTCGAGGCGGCGAAGCGGCAGCGCCTGCGCATACGCGGCGATGGCGCCCTCGCGGTCTCCGAGCATCTCGCACGCGCGACCCAGCCGGGCGCGCACGTCCGCCAGCTTCTCCGGCGCGGCGGTGCGAGGCAGCGTCGACAGCAGCGACTCCAGCGCCTTGCGCGCGTGCTCCGGGCGCTCGCAGCGCAGGGACAGGTCCGCCAGGTCCAGCAGCACCGCGGAGTCCGGCGCCATCCGCGCCGCCTTCTCCAGCGCCACCAGCGCGTCACCCACCCGACCCAGACGGGCCTCCAACACGCCCGCCAATTCGCGCAGCGCCGCCGCCGCGAGGCGCTTGTCGCCCTGCGCCTCCGCCACCCGCGCGCGCTCCTCCAGCGCGACGGCGAGCCCGGCCATGTCCGCGCGCTTGCGCTGCAAGGCACACAGCTCGCCCAACGCGGGCAGGTCATCCGGCTCCGCGCGCAGCACCTCCTGGAGGGAGTGCACCGCCAGGTCCAGGTCGAAGGCCAGGTCGCGCGCGGCCACCGCGAGGCGGCGGTACTTCTGCGCGCGCTCCTTCACGTCCTGCGCCAGCCGCGCCAGCGCGGACAGGCACCGCGTCAGCAGCGGACCGGCACGCCGAGCCTCGGCCAGGGCGAGGAGGGACTCCAGCGCGGGCCGATGGTCCGCGTCCGCCTCCAGCGCGAGCAGCAACAGCCGCTCCGCCTTCTCCGGCTGCTGGAGCCGTCCACGGAACAGCTCTCCCGCCTCCGCCCAGGACGCGGCCCTCTTGGCGGGCTCCTCCTGGAGCGCGGCGGACTTCTCCAGCGCATCGGCCAGCTCCAGCGCCTTCCCGGTGATGCGGAAGTACGGAACCAGCTCCTCCAACGCCACCGCGTCGCGCGGGTCCAGCGCCAGCGCGGACTCCAGGTGCTCACGCGCCCGAGCCGGGTCCCCCAACCGCGAGCGGTACAGCCGAGCCAGGGCGTGGTGGCTGGAGTGCGCGGCGCGGCGAATCCCTTCCGAGCGCGGAGCGGGCCCCGCCAGCTCCAGCGCCTGCTGGTAGCCCGCGAGCGCCTCCTGCAACCGGCCCAGTCCCTCCGCCACACGCGCGGCGGCGAACAGCGGCTCGGGCTCACCCGGCAGCAGCGACACCGCCTCGCGGTAGCGAAGCAGCGCGTTCTCCGCCTGCTTCAGGCCTTCTTCCCACACGCGGCCGGCCATCAGGTCGGCGTGGCCCACCCGGTCCAGCTCGTGCCGGGCCATCGACACTTCGCGCAGGCGGTCCAACGCCTTCAGCGCGCGGAGGTGCTCACCGCCGCGATGGCACAGCTCGCCCAGGAGCAGCAGCGCATCCGGCTGGTCCGGCGACAACCGCAGCGCCGCCTCGCAGTGTAGGCGCGCTCCCGCGATGTCGTCCTCCGTCTGCGCGCACAGCCGCGCCAGATGCACATGCGCATCCGCCGCCTCATGCGGGTCCCTCGCGAGCGCCGCCAACCGGCGATAGGCGCGCACCGCCCCCGCCCTGTCGCGCGCCTGGTCCGACGCACGCGCCAGCGCCTTCAGCGAAGGCAGGTGGTCCGGCTTGAGTCCCAGCAGCTCGTGCAGCGCCTTCACCGCCACTTGCGGCGCGGTGTCGCGAGAGCAGCGCGCGGCGGCCTCGGCGGAGAAGAACGCCGCGGCCTCCTCCGACGTGCGACGCGCCAGCGCGCACAGCGCCAGGTAGCGCTCCGCCGCGCGGGCACCCTCGCCGCGACGCTCACGCACCACCGCCTCGCCCCACAGCGCCGCGGGGCTCCGGTCGCGCCTGCGCTGGAGCGTGGCGGCCACATCCAACGCCAGCTCATGCGCCTGCGGGTCCGCCACCAGCAGCGACAACAGCCGCTCCGCGGCGAACGGATGCGCGTCCTGCGCGTCCCCCGCCTGGAGGTACAGCCGCCGAGCCTCCGCCAGCCTGCCTTGAGCGACGAGCGACTCCGCGTCCGCGAAGGCCCGCGCGCCCTCCAACGTCAGCAGCAGCTCCTCATCCGGAGGCGACGGCGGAGGCAGGCCTCCCGCGGCGAAGCGCAGACGGAGCCCCGTGCTGGAGACCTCCGCCGCGGACAGGCGCGCGGTGTCCAGCGACGGCATCTTGTAGCCCCGGCTCACCGCCGCGAGCTGACACAGCGCCGGCAGCACGCGCGTGCTGAAGCCCGTGGCACCGCGGGCCTCCACATCCGGAACCAGCGCCAGTGCACCCACCGCGGCGGACAGCAGCCCCGGCACCTGCACCGACGGCGTGGAGGAAAACCCGTAGAGCCGCACGTCGTACAAGTAGACGGCGAGCTTCTCGCCATCCGCGTCGAAGGCGACCTTGAACGTGAAGGGCGTGCGCTCCGGCGCGGGCAGGCGGCCCTGTCCCTCCAGGTAGCCCGGACGGAAGTGCAGCCGCACCTCCTCGAGCCCCGCCAGACGTCCCGCCAGCTCCGCCACCCGCCGTGTCACCAGGTCCGCGTCGACGGACAGCTCCAGGAAACCGAAGTGCAGCTTCTTGCGCTGATAACGCGTAGCCCCCGCACTGACGTTGAAGGGGAAGCTGACGTCCGGAATCTGGAGCGCGAAGTCGGAGATGCGCAGCCCCGGCATCACCTCCAGCGCGGGGAACCCCACGAAGGCCCTGCGGTCCAGCAGGCGCAGCTCGGGCGCGGCGGCGCGCGCATCGGGCGCCACGGTGGGCTTGGGGGAGTCACTCTCGTTGGCCATCGCGGGAGCCCGGACGCTACCACGGGGTCCAAGCCCCCGAAATTTATGACAATCCCTCGCCCGGACAGCAGGCAGCGGGGCGGCGAGGCCCCAGGGGCACCCTCAGATGTTCGTCATGCGCGCCGGACGGAGTTCGGACAAGATGCGCCCGGCGTGCTGGCTCCCGACTCTCTCGTCCTCGACGGTCGCTTCCGGGTCCTCCGTCCGTTGGGCTCGGGCGGCATGGGGGAAGTGTACCTGGGTGAACAGGTCTCCTTGGGCCGCAAGGTGGCCATCAAGGTCCTTCACCATGACCTCAACGCCCAGCCCGGCATGGCCGAGCGCTTCAAGCGCGAGGCCCGCCTCCTCTCCGCCGTCGAGCACCCCGCCGTGGTGCGCATCGTCGACTTCGGTGAGTCCGGCGACCACGCGTGTCTGGTGATGGAGTTCGTGGAGGGCGAGAGCCTCTTCGACGTCCTCGCCCAAGGCCCCATGGCCCCGGGGCGCGCGCTGCCGCTGCTGCACCAGCTGGCCGAGGGCCTCGCCGCCATCCACGACAAGGGCATCATCCACCGGGACCTGAAGCCGGAGAACGTCTTCATCTCCCCGGGCGCGAGAGGTGAGCAGGCCCGCCTCCTGGACTTCGGCATCGCGCGCCTGGTGGAGCCGGACGCGCAGAGCAACGTCAGCCAGGTGGGCGTGGTGCTCGGCACCCCGGAGTACCTGTCACCGGAGCAGGCGGTGGGCGCGAAGGTGGACACGCGCAGCGACCTCTACACCTTCGGGGTGTTGATCTACCGCGTGCTCGCCGGCCGCCTTCCCTTCGATGGGCCCCAGGCGCGCCACTTCCTCGCGCAGCATGCCTCGCACGCCCCGCTGCCGCTGGACCGGGCCGCGCCGTCGCTGTCGCGCTACATCGGCCTGCTGTCGCTGGTGATGCGGCTGCTCGAGAAGAACCCGACGAAGCGGCCGCAGAACGCGCACGAGCTCGCGGACGCCCTGGCCGCCGCCCACGCGTCCCTCTCCGTCCTCACCCCGGGCCTGGGCACGCCCGTCTACACAAGCCCCGTCCCGAGCAACACCACGCCGTCGGGCACGTCCGTCTTCGGCGCGGGAGGCGCGGTGGCCACGGGCACCCCGAGCCCCAGCGGCACCGCGGTCTTCGGCGGCGCGGACGCGGTGGCGGCGATGCCCTCGGGCCCCACCGGGACCTCCGCCTTCGGAGCCCTGGACGCCCCGGCCCCCATGCCCCAGCGCGCCAGCCAGGGCACGGCCGCGTTCGGCGTGGAGCCGGTGGCGCGCTCGAACACGGCCACCTTCGGGACAGCGCGCCCCGCCATCACCGGGCCCTCGCTGTCGAGCAGCAACTCGGTGGTGCGACCGCAGAACCTGACGGTGATGCTCACCGACATCCAGGGCTTCACCGAGCGCACCAGCCGGCAGACGCACGAAGAGAACGCGCGGATGCTGGAGACGCATGACCGGCTCCTGATGCCGCTGGTGCGAGACCACGAAGGACGGCTCGTGCAGAAGCGCGGAGACGCGCTGCTCGTGGTGTTCCGCTCGCCCACCGCGGGCCTGCTGTGCGGCATGGCCATGCAGGACCGCCTGTGGCGGCACAACCAGACGCTCCCGGAGGAGGAGCGGCTCCACGTGCGCGTGTGCTTGCACGCGGGCGAAGTGCTGCTGACCTCGGACACCGTGCTGGGCGAGCCGATGGAGGTGCTCGAGACGGTGGAGCACGTCGCCGCCGCGGGCGAGGTGACCTTCACCGAGGCGGTGAACCTGGCGCGCAACCGCGCCGAGGCGGACGTGGAGCCGTGTGGCTCCATCACCCTGCCCGCCCGCGAGGAGCAGCTCCAGCTCTACCGCTGCCTGCGCGCGGCGGAGGGACTCCCCTTCGGCGGACGCTTCGAGAAGCAGAGCGCCCTCGCGCTGCGCGTGGCCCCGGCGCTGCGCAAGACGGGCGCGGCCCTGGCCTCCTTCAAGGCGGGCCTCCGCGCCTTCTCGCTGAAGGACACCCTGCGCTCGGGCCTGTCCCCCGCGAGCCTCGAGCAGGGTCTGGCGCGGACGGTGGCGTTCACTCGCGCGAAGCCCCGGCAGGCCGCGGCGGTGTTCGGCGCCCTGGTCCTCCTGGGCGGTGGCGTGGCGTGGGTCGTGTACCGCAGCAGCCCCGCCGTACACGCCATGTCCCTGCTGAAGGACGGCAACAAGACCGAGGCGCTCGCGGTGCTCAACGCGACCTCCAACGAGGAGCAGAAGCAGGCCCCCGTGCGGCGCGCGCTGGCGGCCACGCACCATGCGCTGGGCAACCACGACAAGGAGCGGGTGCTGCTCGCCACGCTCGACGTGGAGGGGCGCGCGGCGGTGGAGGACTCCGTGCTGGATGGGCTCGCGGAGGACTTCGGCCGCGGTGACACCGAGGACCTCGCGCGCCTGCTGGGCACCTTCCCCAAGGAGCGCATCCGCCCGCACTTCCTGGACCGCGTCGAGGAGGACTTCTCTCCCACGCAGTGGGGCGCGCTGCGCTACCTGGATGCCATCAAGGCCACGGAGGGAATCGACCTCGTGGTGGCGTACACCAAGGCGCTGGACGGCAAGGATTGCGGCGTGCGCCGCGTCGCCGCCAGACGCCTGGGACAGCTGGGGAACATGGACGCCGTCCCCGCGCTCATCCGGCTGGCCGAGCTGACCGAATCCAAGAGCGGCGACTGTGGCCAGGACGAGGCGAACCGGGCCATCCAGAAGCTCAACAAGAAGGGCGGCTGAGAAGCCCGGGGAGCCACGCCCCCCGGGCCGTCATCAGCCCCCGTCAGTCGTCGTGCTTCGCGTGGCCGCGCTTCTTGCCCCGGCCGCGCCCGTGACGGTGGTCATCATCATCGTCGTCGTCATCCCAGTCGTCGTCATGGTCCCGGTCTCGACGGGCCTTCACCTTCTCGTCCACGCGGAGCAGGTCGCGCGAGTAGGCGTCGAACTCGAGGTGGAGATGGCCTCGCGCGCCGGGAGCGGAGGCGAAGAACTTCACCTTCCAGATGTCGCGTCCCGTCTGGTGCGCCTCCTTGAGACGGCACTCGTAGCGGCGCGCGCGACACTCACCGAAGCCTCGGTCCACGGCCTCGTTGTAGGACATGGCGGAGGGACGCGGCGGCGGTGGCGGAGGCCCCGGGCGAGGACGAGGGCGCGTATGCACGACACAGCCCGAGGCGAGGAGCACGACACCAACGAACAGGGCGATTCGCATGGCCGTCATGACGCAACAACCGCGTGGAGCTTCAAAGCCACGCGGGGTACGGGGTGATGACTGGAAAACTACAGCCCTTCGGGAGAGGCGAAGGCGACGAAGAGCTCGCCCGTGAGGTACGCCCGCGAGCGCTTGGTGGCGGGGCGCAGGAAGTCATTCACCACGGGGCCGCCCTGCGCGAGCTGGTGCTTCTCGGGATGCGTGAGGTTCATCCGGCTGCGCGCCACACCCTTGCTGCCTCGGTGGATGAAGGTGACGGTGCCATCCGAGGCCATCCCCTCCACCACGCCCACGTGGGTCATCCCATCATTGCGGCGGCCGTCGCGGTTGCGGTCATACGTCTCGCGGAAGAAGACGAGGTCACCGGGGCGAGGCGCGTTGTGGTGGATGCGTCCACCCGTCGTGGCGCGACGGAAGATGGCGGAGACGGCGTTCTCTCCCGCGAGGAAGCCGTGCGCCACCAGGTCGATGCCCGCGGAGAGATAGGCCAGGCGCACGAAGCCCGAGCAGTCATTCGGCATGCCCCGGCTGAGCCGCGCCAGGTTGCGCTCCCCCACGAGCTGCGAGGAGCGCGACACGATGAGCCGCGCCATCTGCATGGGCGTGCGGTACGCATCCCAGAAGCCATCCTCGCGCGAGCCCGGAGAGACGACGAGCGCGACAGCCTCCAGCGCCGCCGCGACGACCCCCGTCACCAGCGGCCGGTTCTTCTCTTCCGACACGACGGTGGACACCACCTCGGGCGTCACGACGAGGCGCGGGGACGCCGCGGCTTCGACCTTCGACACGGGCGGCGGACCTTCGCCCCCCGCCTCCGGCTTCGCCACCGTCTCCGCGGAGACCTCACCCGTGGGCGGAGTCACCACCGCCACGGGTGCGTCCACCGCGAGTCCCTCGCCCACCGCAGGAGCCGGTGCGGCGGGCTCCGGGGAGTGCACCGCCACGGGGGATGGAGCCTCCAGCGAGGTCTCCACCGGGTGGGACTTCACAGTGGCGCAGCCGATGAGGGCACACAGCGGAACGGTGGCGAACAGGTGAAGACGAGACAACCGGCGGCCCTCCAAATGTTGGGGCCGCATTCAATCCCATCTTTTGGGGGCCTCGCCAAGCACTGGAAGCGTCAACCCTCCCAGGTAGACAACAGGTCTCGCACCCGCGCGTACCTCTGGAGGAGTGCGGCGCGATGGGCGGTGAACATCACCATCGAACCGATGACGAGCAGCCCCAGCACGAAGAACGAGGCCGCGGCGATGCGATGGTCCCGCATGCCGAAGCGCACGAGGTTCGCCGCGATGCACGTCACCATGAACGCGGTGCCCAGGTACACGTAGGAGCGGATGCGCAGCGCGATGCCGAAGCCCACGCCCACCAGGCAGAGCACCACGCACAGGAGCATCGCCAGGCTGTCGTTGAACATCAGCGGCTTCCACGCCCCCGCCACGTAGATGAGCGTGACGGCGACACCGCGCAGCTGCGCGTACGCATCGCTCTCCAGCCCGGTCCGGAAGACCCGCAGCAGCGCCAGCAGCGAGAGGCCCGCGGGGATGACGTAGAACTGGGGCTCGCCCTCGCCCGTCGCGTGCCAGACCAGGAGCAGCGCCAGGTTGAAGGCCGCCACCGACGCGATGGACGCCACGCCCCGGCGAGAG
Encoded here:
- a CDS encoding protein kinase domain-containing protein; this translates as MLAPDSLVLDGRFRVLRPLGSGGMGEVYLGEQVSLGRKVAIKVLHHDLNAQPGMAERFKREARLLSAVEHPAVVRIVDFGESGDHACLVMEFVEGESLFDVLAQGPMAPGRALPLLHQLAEGLAAIHDKGIIHRDLKPENVFISPGARGEQARLLDFGIARLVEPDAQSNVSQVGVVLGTPEYLSPEQAVGAKVDTRSDLYTFGVLIYRVLAGRLPFDGPQARHFLAQHASHAPLPLDRAAPSLSRYIGLLSLVMRLLEKNPTKRPQNAHELADALAAAHASLSVLTPGLGTPVYTSPVPSNTTPSGTSVFGAGGAVATGTPSPSGTAVFGGADAVAAMPSGPTGTSAFGALDAPAPMPQRASQGTAAFGVEPVARSNTATFGTARPAITGPSLSSSNSVVRPQNLTVMLTDIQGFTERTSRQTHEENARMLETHDRLLMPLVRDHEGRLVQKRGDALLVVFRSPTAGLLCGMAMQDRLWRHNQTLPEEERLHVRVCLHAGEVLLTSDTVLGEPMEVLETVEHVAAAGEVTFTEAVNLARNRAEADVEPCGSITLPAREEQLQLYRCLRAAEGLPFGGRFEKQSALALRVAPALRKTGAALASFKAGLRAFSLKDTLRSGLSPASLEQGLARTVAFTRAKPRQAAAVFGALVLLGGGVAWVVYRSSPAVHAMSLLKDGNKTEALAVLNATSNEEQKQAPVRRALAATHHALGNHDKERVLLATLDVEGRAAVEDSVLDGLAEDFGRGDTEDLARLLGTFPKERIRPHFLDRVEEDFSPTQWGALRYLDAIKATEGIDLVVAYTKALDGKDCGVRRVAARRLGQLGNMDAVPALIRLAELTESKSGDCGQDEANRAIQKLNKKGG
- a CDS encoding NlpC/P60 family protein; protein product: MSRLHLFATVPLCALIGCATVKSHPVETSLEAPSPVAVHSPEPAAPAPAVGEGLAVDAPVAVVTPPTGEVSAETVAKPEAGGEGPPPVSKVEAAASPRLVVTPEVVSTVVSEEKNRPLVTGVVAAALEAVALVVSPGSREDGFWDAYRTPMQMARLIVSRSSQLVGERNLARLSRGMPNDCSGFVRLAYLSAGIDLVAHGFLAGENAVSAIFRRATTGGRIHHNAPRPGDLVFFRETYDRNRDGRRNDGMTHVGVVEGMASDGTVTFIHRGSKGVARSRMNLTHPEKHQLAQGGPVVNDFLRPATKRSRAYLTGELFVAFASPEGL